The Opitutaceae bacterium genome window below encodes:
- a CDS encoding TonB-dependent receptor — protein sequence MNLPSAQSLRVLARLLVVTGFITINLLRGQIRSGPVTDDADTIELSPFQVSTTSDSGYRAGNSVSATRIDTPIKDLPFSISAFTEQFIEDIGAHELLDVVSFAPGVTSGAKEFTQGTNRFSIRGFDGDVTPQRNGFVGNRYVDSGNVQRVEVVKGPASLLYGQITPGGTVNYITKRAERRNFTRVKGEIGTDHFWRADLDINRTFADGRVSGRLIGAYENRLAWADPSGGDSRLMAGSIELAPTRSVSLFVEFESYRRYETPLISMKPNLAVAGFTTANAANYPVLADRARAQAYVDVGNLNLGFLNYAPLPKNFNYVGRNDYRHSRFDSINAELNVEFSRNWRARANFGWNDFKLSNKLTGLAEFTVTPAAAYIATAGRSRFTFRDELENDPRSVLADPSKTASALLTRRKRLEESMGDSHSYQVELAGRIDAGAVTLKPLFGAYLSKVGTGSFRRESTVSPPAGLANAQTAPNQHFQPWNYNDRSTWINTDDYDVNAIPGINSFNDSDGEESALYGVVTASMLDERLILIGGARYNETWTINTNKLPTTTTPPGEAVKGSKFEATKTTPQFGAGYKLRRDLLLFASYSESFFIEDRSLTSFNPAYNPALPSGPSNRVTITEPAVPTTGRGYEFGVKTDFLNGRVSSTISLFHLERKNRILRFRETAPDGTFPTITRQGTVDRSEGVEVEVTWSPLDNWQVFATLSLMDVKTIKGTFPSINVYSTDPAVQAAYVAAYNEAKALILNAVPEGSAENLATLWTRYDFKNGPLQNWWVAGGFVHTGRKAQRTANPTLFIDASTIFDLTVGYNWKADGLNWSGALAWKNIADKEYFNANQSRGQPGRVILSISTKF from the coding sequence AACTCCGTCTCGGCCACCCGGATCGACACGCCGATCAAGGACCTTCCCTTCTCAATCAGCGCATTCACCGAGCAGTTCATCGAGGACATCGGCGCCCATGAGCTTCTCGACGTTGTCAGTTTCGCCCCTGGAGTGACCAGCGGTGCGAAGGAGTTCACGCAAGGAACCAATCGCTTTTCGATTCGCGGCTTTGACGGCGATGTCACCCCGCAGCGCAACGGCTTCGTCGGCAACCGCTATGTCGATTCAGGCAACGTTCAGCGCGTCGAGGTCGTGAAGGGTCCGGCATCGCTGCTTTACGGACAGATCACGCCTGGAGGAACGGTCAACTACATCACCAAACGCGCGGAGAGAAGGAATTTCACCCGTGTGAAGGGTGAGATCGGCACGGATCACTTCTGGCGCGCCGACCTGGACATCAACCGCACGTTTGCGGACGGACGGGTCAGCGGACGCCTGATCGGCGCCTACGAGAACAGGCTCGCATGGGCTGATCCGAGTGGCGGCGACTCCCGGCTGATGGCAGGCAGCATCGAGCTGGCGCCGACCCGGTCGGTTTCATTGTTCGTGGAGTTCGAGAGCTACCGCCGTTACGAGACTCCGCTCATAAGCATGAAGCCCAATCTCGCGGTCGCCGGTTTCACCACCGCAAACGCCGCGAACTATCCGGTGCTGGCCGACCGGGCGCGTGCGCAGGCGTATGTGGACGTCGGCAACCTCAATCTCGGCTTTCTCAACTACGCGCCGCTGCCGAAGAACTTCAACTATGTCGGCCGGAATGACTATCGTCACTCCAGATTTGATTCCATCAACGCGGAGTTGAACGTGGAGTTCAGCCGGAACTGGCGCGCGCGGGCCAACTTTGGCTGGAATGACTTCAAGCTCAGCAACAAACTGACCGGCCTCGCCGAATTCACCGTCACTCCCGCCGCCGCCTACATTGCCACGGCCGGCAGGAGCCGGTTTACGTTCCGTGATGAACTCGAGAATGACCCCCGGTCGGTGCTTGCCGATCCCTCAAAAACCGCATCAGCGCTTCTGACGCGGCGCAAGCGCCTGGAGGAGTCAATGGGTGACTCCCACTCCTATCAGGTGGAGCTCGCTGGGCGCATCGATGCGGGCGCGGTGACCCTGAAGCCGCTTTTCGGCGCCTATCTCAGCAAGGTCGGCACGGGCAGTTTTCGCAGGGAAAGCACGGTTTCCCCACCGGCCGGCCTGGCCAATGCCCAGACCGCGCCCAACCAGCATTTTCAGCCATGGAACTACAACGATCGCTCCACCTGGATCAACACGGACGACTATGACGTAAATGCGATTCCCGGCATCAACTCATTCAACGACTCCGATGGCGAGGAAAGCGCGCTCTACGGCGTGGTGACGGCGAGCATGCTGGACGAGCGGCTGATCCTCATTGGCGGCGCACGGTACAACGAGACGTGGACAATCAACACCAACAAGCTGCCGACGACGACCACGCCTCCGGGTGAGGCGGTGAAGGGCAGCAAGTTTGAGGCGACAAAAACCACGCCGCAGTTTGGCGCGGGTTACAAGCTCCGCCGGGACCTGCTGCTCTTCGCCAGCTACTCCGAGTCGTTCTTCATCGAAGACCGCAGCCTCACGTCCTTCAACCCAGCCTACAATCCCGCACTTCCCTCCGGCCCCAGCAATCGCGTCACGATCACCGAGCCCGCGGTGCCGACGACCGGCAGGGGATATGAGTTCGGCGTGAAGACGGACTTCCTCAACGGACGCGTCTCCTCAACGATCTCGCTCTTCCACCTGGAACGGAAAAACCGCATCCTTCGTTTCCGTGAAACGGCCCCGGATGGAACGTTCCCGACCATAACGCGGCAGGGGACGGTTGATCGGAGCGAGGGTGTTGAAGTCGAGGTGACCTGGTCGCCTTTGGACAACTGGCAGGTGTTCGCGACGCTGAGCCTGATGGACGTCAAGACCATCAAGGGCACGTTCCCGTCGATCAACGTCTACTCAACTGATCCTGCGGTGCAGGCTGCCTATGTTGCGGCGTACAATGAGGCCAAGGCGCTTATTCTCAATGCCGTGCCTGAAGGATCCGCGGAGAATCTGGCGACACTCTGGACGCGCTACGATTTCAAGAATGGACCGCTGCAGAACTGGTGGGTGGCCGGAGGTTTTGTCCACACGGGCAGGAAAGCGCAGCGAACCGCGAATCCGACTCTCTTCATCGATGCGAGCACGATCTTCGATCTTACCGTCGGCTACAACTGGAAGGCCGACGGGCTCAACTGGTCGGGTGCCCTCGCCTGGAAAAACATTGCAGACAAGGAATACTTCAACGCCAACCAGTCGCGCGGGCAGCCCGGACGCGTGATCCTGAGCATCTCGACGAAGTTCTGA
- a CDS encoding LacI family DNA-binding transcriptional regulator, whose amino-acid sequence MGRATRISQTKLAKDLGVSQGLVSMVLNGRRENISPETYQRIWDHAFNLGYTPKGMKLNQSPIETARRQVGFVLRSGLNLHTQGSYFSHVLHGLHTALAEKGYATVFLGSEDTLAEPRLRQFFPAGHSIKGVTLLGQVNEGFLQQIRQFSTRIVAVSARHPGLCHSVLGNEPQAISSLVRHLVELGHQRIGWIGGNAGLGRHEARHQAYLNAIQAAGLKANARYDIQQKQGDRAEGVDAVYLLLPFRRRRDFPTAFITYNQQMARGAVMTFKREGYEVPGDVSIAAADYSSLAHEESPTLTAAGCDAESLGRSAARLMLDTQENEEGSYLDLTLASTLFLGETSGPVGSVASVSAKS is encoded by the coding sequence ATGGGGCGCGCGACCCGGATTTCACAGACCAAGCTGGCAAAGGACCTCGGCGTTTCCCAGGGTCTCGTTTCGATGGTGCTCAATGGGCGGCGTGAGAACATCAGCCCGGAGACCTACCAGCGCATCTGGGATCACGCGTTCAACCTTGGCTACACGCCGAAGGGAATGAAGCTGAATCAGTCCCCGATCGAAACGGCGCGCCGCCAGGTGGGTTTCGTTCTGCGCTCCGGACTCAATCTCCACACCCAGGGCAGCTACTTCAGCCATGTGCTCCACGGCCTGCACACGGCGCTCGCCGAAAAAGGGTACGCAACCGTGTTTCTCGGCTCCGAAGACACCCTTGCGGAGCCCCGCCTGCGCCAGTTTTTTCCCGCCGGCCATTCGATCAAGGGCGTGACGCTCCTGGGCCAGGTCAATGAGGGATTTCTCCAGCAGATCCGTCAATTCTCCACGCGCATCGTCGCCGTGTCCGCAAGGCATCCGGGCCTCTGCCATTCCGTGCTCGGAAACGAGCCGCAGGCGATATCCTCATTGGTCAGGCACCTTGTCGAGCTTGGCCACCAGCGAATCGGATGGATCGGCGGCAACGCAGGGCTCGGTCGTCACGAGGCGCGCCACCAGGCCTATCTCAACGCCATTCAGGCGGCGGGACTCAAGGCCAATGCACGCTACGACATCCAGCAGAAGCAGGGCGACCGCGCCGAGGGCGTCGATGCGGTGTACCTGCTCCTGCCGTTCAGGAGGCGCAGGGACTTCCCGACCGCATTCATCACCTACAACCAGCAGATGGCACGCGGTGCGGTCATGACGTTCAAACGCGAAGGATATGAGGTGCCTGGCGACGTCAGCATCGCGGCCGCCGACTATTCCTCGCTCGCGCACGAGGAAAGCCCGACACTCACGGCGGCGGGCTGCGACGCCGAGTCCCTCGGCCGGTCAGCCGCCCGCCTGATGCTTGACACCCAGGAAAACGAGGAAGGCAGCTATCTTGATCTGACCCTGGCTTCCACGCTCTTTCTGGGAGAGACCAGCGGGCCGGTTGGAAGCGTCGCGTCAGTTTCCGCGAAGTCCTGA
- a CDS encoding ABC transporter ATP-binding protein translates to MQDASPPEAPSDQPSNWALIRRLWGLAWRYRARCFQVLSLQLVLLTLGLSGLGLTGLGIDYIRYVIARDHPAEGVPAAAFPHARFGLQLSQSMSPLLVILMVAGCILAFAMVRAFLNYTYTVAINRLVQQRLVVDLRSEIYDKLQRLSFRFFDANTTGSIITRVTGDVQSVRMFVDQVLIQSLIMLISLTVYIVYMSSLHVRLTLACLATTPILWLMSMSFSRKIQPAYAKNRTLVEKMVQTLAESVQGIQVTKGFGREAEDRARFEAANQAVLEQQHSIFWRVSLFSPAVGLLTRVNMIVLLGYGGWLVIDGQLPLGTGLIVFAGLLEQFSGQVNQVANVVNSVQQSLIGARRVFEILDASVDVTDRPGAIARPKLAGGVRFENVTFAYNGIEPVLRGVSLDVKAGQCVAILGATGAGKSVLMSLIPRFWDPSSGRVLIDGIDVRDLRVDDLRRNIGLVFQESFLFSNTIASNIAFGHPGATQAQIEKAARIAAAHEFIMNLPNGYETVLGESGKSLSGGQRQRLAIARAVLLEPSILLLDDPTAAIDSETEHEIFEALDRAIAGRTTFIVAHRLSTLRRADFIIVMENGRIVQQGTHDELMRVSGPYRRVANLQLLDGRELQQQTLAQSRI, encoded by the coding sequence ATGCAGGATGCATCGCCTCCCGAAGCGCCATCGGATCAGCCCTCCAACTGGGCGCTGATACGCCGCTTGTGGGGACTCGCGTGGCGATACCGCGCCCGATGCTTCCAGGTTCTCTCCCTCCAGCTGGTTCTTCTGACGCTGGGACTGAGCGGACTGGGTCTGACGGGGCTCGGGATCGACTACATCCGCTATGTGATTGCGCGCGATCACCCGGCTGAGGGAGTGCCGGCGGCTGCGTTTCCCCACGCAAGATTCGGCCTGCAACTGTCGCAGTCGATGTCACCGCTCCTGGTGATTCTCATGGTTGCGGGATGCATTCTGGCCTTCGCGATGGTGCGCGCCTTCCTCAACTACACCTACACTGTCGCGATCAACCGCCTCGTGCAGCAGCGCCTGGTCGTCGATCTTCGATCCGAGATATACGACAAGCTTCAGCGACTGAGCTTCCGCTTCTTCGACGCCAACACCACCGGCTCGATCATCACGCGTGTCACGGGTGATGTCCAGAGTGTGCGCATGTTCGTGGACCAGGTGCTCATTCAGAGCCTGATCATGCTGATTTCACTCACCGTCTACATCGTCTACATGTCGAGCCTGCACGTGAGGCTCACACTCGCCTGTCTGGCGACGACGCCGATCCTGTGGCTGATGTCCATGTCCTTTTCGCGCAAGATCCAGCCCGCATACGCGAAGAATCGCACACTCGTCGAAAAAATGGTGCAAACCCTGGCGGAAAGCGTTCAGGGGATTCAGGTGACAAAGGGCTTCGGGCGGGAGGCGGAGGATCGCGCCCGTTTCGAGGCCGCAAACCAAGCGGTGCTGGAGCAGCAGCACAGCATCTTCTGGCGGGTGAGCCTGTTCTCCCCTGCGGTCGGATTGCTGACGCGCGTGAACATGATCGTCCTGCTGGGGTATGGCGGCTGGCTGGTGATCGACGGCCAGTTGCCGCTGGGCACCGGACTCATCGTCTTTGCCGGCCTGCTGGAGCAGTTCTCCGGCCAGGTGAACCAGGTGGCCAATGTCGTGAACAGCGTTCAGCAGTCGCTGATCGGCGCGCGCCGCGTGTTTGAGATACTGGATGCATCGGTTGATGTGACTGACCGGCCCGGCGCCATTGCACGGCCAAAGCTCGCGGGCGGGGTGCGGTTTGAGAACGTGACCTTCGCCTACAATGGCATAGAGCCCGTGCTGCGCGGTGTAAGCCTCGATGTGAAGGCCGGCCAGTGCGTGGCCATCCTGGGGGCGACGGGGGCCGGGAAGAGCGTGCTGATGAGCCTCATTCCGCGATTCTGGGATCCCAGTTCCGGCAGGGTCCTCATCGATGGAATCGACGTGCGCGATCTCCGCGTGGACGATTTGCGGCGCAACATCGGCCTGGTGTTCCAGGAAAGCTTCCTCTTCTCAAACACCATCGCGTCCAACATCGCCTTCGGACATCCCGGGGCGACGCAGGCGCAGATCGAAAAGGCGGCGCGCATTGCGGCGGCACATGAGTTCATCATGAATCTGCCGAATGGATACGAAACCGTCCTCGGCGAGAGCGGAAAGAGCCTCTCGGGAGGACAGCGGCAGAGGCTCGCCATCGCCCGTGCGGTGCTGCTCGAGCCGTCGATTCTGCTGCTCGACGATCCGACTGCAGCCATCGACAGCGAGACGGAGCACGAGATCTTTGAGGCGCTTGACCGCGCCATCGCCGGCCGTACCACGTTCATCGTCGCCCACCGGCTGAGCACCCTGAGGCGCGCGGATTTCATCATCGTGATGGAAAACGGCCGGATCGTGCAGCAGGGCACGCACGATGAGCTCATGCGTGTGTCCGGTCCTTACCGTCGCGTGGCAAACCTTCAGCTCCTGGATGGGCGCGAACTCCAGCAGCAAACCCTGGCACAGTCGAGGATCTGA
- a CDS encoding ABC transporter ATP-binding protein, translating into MRRSSLKPVDTSPQSPIQPGKPLSLIQRVRESDDDEDQFRPLEWSLIRRLLHYTRPVKRKMATLAVMTIIRSAQLPALPWLVSVAIGRIGQGSITLADSSGLVSALVAYGVLALSTDFIFHFRQRLALEVGETVVNGLRSEIFSKVQRQPMSFFNRVKLGRILSRVTSDVESLRVGIQDVLFVSLIQVGQMLFTAVIMAWCDWVLFLVVVAMAPILWSINRRFHLRLSRLSRASHESFSRVTATLAESVNGIRVTQGFVRQETNSGLFRNLLADHSRYNIALAQTSARLIPLLELNSQFFIAILLLLGGWRTFHGYMGIQDLIQFFFMANYFFSPIQTIGTQFNQALVAMAGAERVFRLVDSPPDWTDADDAVPLADPRRAAEADGTHPGSAKAWGARVEFRSVMFGYTPERRVLHDINFVAEPGQTIALVGHTGSGKSSIISLVAKFYLPTAGEVLIDGREIRTLTSQSLHHQMGMVQQQNFLFSGTVIDNIRLAKPDATDEEVRAAAASLDCLDILEALPQGLHTEVGERGAGLSVGQRQLVCFTRAFLADPRILILDEATSSIDAVTEARLQKALLALLVGRTSFVVAHRLSTIRSADLVLVLDQGRIIERGRHQDLMAQKGHYAALYEQFVRVDDPS; encoded by the coding sequence ATGCGACGCTCCAGCCTGAAGCCCGTCGACACGAGTCCGCAGTCACCGATTCAGCCGGGAAAGCCGCTGTCATTGATTCAGCGCGTGCGGGAAAGCGATGATGACGAGGATCAGTTCCGCCCGCTGGAGTGGAGCCTGATCCGCCGGCTCCTGCATTACACGCGGCCTGTGAAGCGGAAGATGGCGACGCTGGCGGTAATGACGATAATCCGCTCAGCGCAGCTTCCAGCGCTGCCATGGCTTGTGTCGGTGGCGATTGGAAGAATCGGACAGGGCTCGATAACACTGGCTGACTCGTCCGGCCTGGTGTCAGCCCTGGTGGCGTACGGGGTGCTGGCGCTGTCCACCGACTTCATATTTCACTTCCGCCAGCGTCTGGCGCTCGAGGTGGGCGAGACGGTTGTCAATGGCCTGCGCTCCGAGATTTTTTCGAAGGTGCAGCGTCAGCCGATGAGTTTCTTCAATCGCGTGAAGCTCGGGAGGATTCTCAGTCGTGTCACCAGTGACGTGGAATCCCTGCGCGTCGGTATTCAGGACGTGCTCTTCGTCTCGCTGATCCAGGTCGGACAGATGCTGTTCACCGCCGTGATCATGGCCTGGTGCGACTGGGTGCTGTTCCTGGTGGTTGTCGCCATGGCCCCGATACTGTGGTCCATCAACCGGCGGTTCCATCTCCGGCTGAGCCGGCTTTCCCGCGCGTCGCACGAGAGCTTCAGCCGAGTCACCGCAACGCTTGCGGAGTCGGTCAACGGCATCCGGGTGACGCAGGGTTTCGTGCGACAGGAGACGAACTCCGGGCTATTCAGGAATCTTCTTGCCGATCACTCCCGCTACAACATCGCGCTCGCGCAGACGTCGGCGCGGCTGATTCCGCTGCTTGAACTCAACAGCCAGTTCTTCATCGCGATACTGCTTCTTCTCGGGGGATGGCGGACATTCCATGGGTACATGGGAATCCAGGACCTCATCCAGTTTTTCTTCATGGCGAACTACTTTTTCTCGCCCATCCAGACGATTGGAACCCAGTTCAACCAGGCGCTGGTGGCGATGGCCGGGGCGGAGCGGGTCTTCCGGCTCGTGGATTCGCCGCCGGACTGGACGGATGCGGACGATGCCGTGCCTCTGGCTGATCCGCGGCGCGCCGCCGAAGCGGACGGGACGCATCCCGGTTCCGCGAAGGCATGGGGAGCGCGGGTCGAGTTCAGAAGCGTGATGTTCGGCTACACGCCTGAGCGGCGCGTGCTGCATGACATCAACTTCGTGGCCGAGCCCGGACAGACGATCGCGCTTGTGGGGCACACCGGAAGCGGCAAGAGCTCGATCATCAGCCTCGTCGCGAAATTCTACCTGCCCACGGCGGGGGAGGTCCTGATTGACGGCAGGGAGATTCGCACGCTGACGAGTCAGTCGCTGCATCACCAGATGGGCATGGTGCAGCAGCAGAACTTTCTGTTCAGCGGCACGGTGATCGACAACATCCGCCTTGCAAAGCCCGACGCGACGGACGAGGAGGTCAGGGCCGCGGCTGCGAGTCTCGACTGTCTGGACATCCTCGAGGCGCTTCCCCAGGGCCTGCACACGGAGGTGGGCGAGCGGGGTGCCGGACTTTCAGTCGGGCAGCGTCAACTGGTGTGCTTCACCCGCGCGTTTCTTGCGGATCCGCGGATCCTGATCCTTGACGAAGCCACCAGCTCAATCGACGCCGTCACGGAGGCGCGCCTGCAGAAGGCCCTCCTCGCGCTGCTCGTCGGACGCACGAGCTTCGTCGTGGCGCATCGCCTGAGCACCATTCGCAGTGCGGATCTGGTGCTCGTTCTTGATCAGGGCCGCATCATTGAAAGAGGTCGCCATCAGGACCTCATGGCGCAAAAGGGTCATTACGCGGCGCTGTACGAGCAGTTCGTGCGGGTTGACGACCCCTCCTGA
- a CDS encoding PTS sugar transporter subunit IIA, producing the protein MAGRLTSLLHPSRISLNIQASKRTVAIHEVARLLEGFPAVTNFQGFYNELLARERLDTTYLGNEIALPHARTEHVQSIVMSVGRSDNGVLFENCNQNVRLLFVLGTPKSNPGDYLLVVSALCRMLKEPGNREALIRAATPEDFIEAIRAAESRVQTPAGV; encoded by the coding sequence ATGGCCGGTCGACTCACATCCCTCCTGCATCCGTCGCGAATCTCCCTGAACATTCAGGCCTCAAAACGCACGGTTGCGATACACGAGGTGGCCCGTTTGCTGGAGGGCTTTCCGGCGGTCACGAATTTTCAGGGCTTCTACAACGAGCTGCTCGCCCGCGAGCGGCTCGATACCACGTATCTGGGCAATGAGATAGCCCTGCCACATGCCCGCACGGAACATGTGCAATCGATAGTGATGTCCGTCGGGCGGAGCGACAACGGGGTGCTCTTCGAGAACTGCAACCAGAACGTCAGGCTGCTTTTTGTCCTGGGTACTCCGAAGTCGAACCCCGGCGACTATCTCCTGGTTGTCAGCGCGCTGTGCCGGATGCTGAAGGAGCCGGGCAATCGCGAGGCGCTTATTCGCGCGGCCACGCCCGAGGATTTCATCGAGGCCATCCGGGCTGCCGAGTCACGCGTGCAGACCCCTGCGGGTGTTTGA
- a CDS encoding SlyX family protein yields the protein MSPERVDRLEERIAWLEKHVAAQDKAMLALHEEIDRLRRESSSLRDRLQSAVSDGENFPARETPPHY from the coding sequence ATGTCACCCGAACGCGTTGATCGCCTGGAGGAGCGCATCGCCTGGCTCGAGAAACACGTCGCCGCCCAGGACAAGGCCATGCTGGCGCTGCACGAGGAGATTGATCGGCTTCGTCGGGAATCGTCATCGTTGCGCGATCGGCTGCAGTCTGCAGTCAGTGATGGCGAAAATTTCCCCGCGCGGGAAACTCCACCGCACTATTGA
- a CDS encoding response regulator, translated as MKVLAVEDDTTSRKILVQALQKLGHEIVEAAHGEEALPLLGDPEPPRVVVSDWTMPQMDGLQLVRRIRSRTNVEYTYFILLTAHSADEINQREATEAGVDDFLTKPINLTELWMRLRVAERILRFTTQVRQLEAFLPICSYCKKVRDDSNYWQQIETYINARTGSEFSHSVCPDCYARVIAPELQKLKTRNARGNSGPNVTRTR; from the coding sequence ATGAAGGTTCTCGCTGTTGAGGACGACACCACGTCCCGCAAAATCCTGGTTCAAGCGCTGCAAAAACTCGGTCATGAGATCGTGGAGGCAGCCCACGGTGAGGAGGCATTGCCCCTGCTCGGCGATCCGGAGCCACCGCGGGTCGTGGTCAGCGACTGGACGATGCCACAGATGGACGGCCTTCAACTGGTGCGGCGGATCCGCTCGCGGACGAATGTTGAATACACCTACTTCATCCTGCTCACGGCTCACTCAGCCGATGAGATCAACCAGCGGGAGGCGACTGAGGCTGGCGTCGACGACTTCCTCACAAAACCCATCAATCTGACGGAATTGTGGATGCGGTTGCGGGTGGCTGAGCGCATCCTGCGTTTCACCACTCAGGTGCGGCAACTCGAGGCTTTCCTTCCGATCTGTTCCTACTGCAAGAAGGTGCGCGATGACAGCAACTACTGGCAGCAGATCGAGACCTATATCAATGCGCGGACCGGATCGGAGTTCAGCCACTCCGTCTGCCCGGATTGTTATGCGCGCGTGATCGCCCCTGAACTCCAGAAGCTGAAAACCCGGAATGCCCGGGGGAATTCCGGACCCAATGTCACCCGAACGCGTTGA
- a CDS encoding thioredoxin domain-containing protein has product MSNRLATALSPYLRQHAGNPVDWMEWGDEAFARARSENKPIFLSIGYSTCHWCHVMAHESFESQGTADLLNASFVSIKVDREERPDVDRVYMAYVQARTGRGGWPLSAWLTPDLKPFFGGTYFPPEDRAGLPGFSTILRAVANGWADSDTRGKFIAEGVRAIDLLQEHAATAPAGPPAGSASGGKDLLATAQESFERAFSYFYENFDPEHGGFGGAPKFPRASVLTFLFRCAAVQGPRSETGSEAVRMATHTLQCMARGGIHDHVGGGFHRYSVDERWFVPHFEKMLHDQAQIAGNYLEARQATGDERYGWLARDALDYLLRDLRHAGGAFFSAEDADSQISRDNPEHAEGAFYVWTSGQLNAVAGAEDAALLTAHFGVEASGNVPPALDPHHEFGGKNILAQQQSLSSTAKNLGFTPETLDQRLRSVLEKLRVERARRPRPHLDDKIVTAWNGLAISAFARAHVALERNTAARALNGTASESPTPYLDAARSAAAFIQSNLYDPAECVLFRAFRERRSASHGFAEDYAFLISGLLDLYEACFEIRWLQWAEALQRTQDEIFWDDAHGGYFSAPRDDPHLVLRIKDDYDGAEPTASSVAASNLLRLACALNNDELRDRALRVIDAFQARWTQHPQALPCLLVAVERALASPRHVVIAGTPGSSDFQALAGVLPGPLGPPMIVLAADGAEGQRWLAERAPWMAGMAPQDGRASAYVCENFACRAPVTSGNELAALLDA; this is encoded by the coding sequence GTGTCCAACCGCCTCGCCACTGCGCTGTCCCCGTACCTGCGGCAGCATGCCGGAAATCCGGTCGATTGGATGGAGTGGGGCGATGAGGCCTTTGCGAGGGCGCGCTCGGAGAACAAGCCCATCTTCCTGAGCATCGGCTATTCGACCTGCCACTGGTGTCATGTGATGGCCCATGAGTCCTTCGAAAGCCAGGGGACGGCCGACCTGCTGAACGCATCCTTCGTGTCCATCAAGGTGGATCGCGAGGAGCGGCCCGATGTCGATCGCGTGTACATGGCCTATGTCCAGGCGCGCACCGGGCGCGGCGGCTGGCCGCTCAGCGCATGGCTGACCCCGGATCTGAAGCCGTTTTTCGGCGGGACTTATTTCCCTCCCGAAGATCGCGCGGGGCTCCCCGGATTTTCCACGATCCTGCGAGCGGTCGCAAACGGCTGGGCCGACAGTGACACGCGCGGAAAATTCATCGCGGAAGGAGTGCGGGCGATTGACCTGCTTCAGGAGCATGCCGCCACTGCTCCTGCCGGCCCGCCGGCAGGTTCCGCCTCCGGCGGCAAGGATCTGCTCGCCACAGCTCAGGAATCCTTTGAACGCGCCTTCAGTTATTTTTATGAGAACTTTGATCCCGAGCACGGGGGGTTCGGCGGTGCGCCGAAGTTTCCCAGAGCCTCGGTTCTCACGTTCCTTTTTCGTTGTGCGGCGGTCCAGGGTCCGCGTTCGGAAACGGGCTCCGAAGCGGTGCGAATGGCAACCCACACGCTGCAATGCATGGCGCGCGGCGGCATCCATGATCACGTCGGCGGTGGATTTCATCGCTACTCGGTCGATGAACGCTGGTTCGTGCCGCATTTTGAGAAAATGCTCCATGATCAGGCGCAGATCGCCGGCAACTACCTCGAGGCCCGCCAGGCGACCGGTGACGAACGGTACGGCTGGCTCGCCCGCGATGCCCTCGACTACCTCCTGCGCGACCTTCGCCATGCAGGTGGCGCCTTCTTTTCAGCCGAGGACGCCGACAGCCAGATCTCCAGAGACAATCCAGAGCATGCCGAGGGAGCCTTCTACGTCTGGACCTCCGGGCAGTTGAATGCGGTCGCGGGCGCTGAGGATGCCGCGCTGCTCACAGCCCATTTCGGCGTTGAAGCCTCTGGCAACGTTCCGCCTGCACTCGATCCCCATCACGAGTTCGGTGGGAAGAACATTCTTGCACAGCAGCAGTCGCTTTCCAGCACGGCGAAGAACCTTGGATTCACTCCGGAAACGCTTGATCAGCGACTGCGGTCAGTGCTGGAAAAGTTGCGTGTCGAGCGTGCACGGCGCCCACGTCCGCATCTGGACGACAAGATTGTCACGGCTTGGAACGGTCTGGCCATCTCGGCATTCGCACGCGCCCATGTCGCCCTTGAACGAAACACCGCCGCCCGCGCATTGAACGGCACCGCTTCCGAAAGTCCCACGCCCTACCTCGATGCGGCACGCTCGGCGGCGGCTTTCATCCAGTCGAACCTGTACGATCCTGCGGAGTGTGTCCTGTTCCGTGCGTTCCGGGAGCGCCGAAGCGCGAGCCACGGCTTTGCGGAGGATTACGCCTTCCTGATCTCCGGATTGCTCGACTTGTATGAGGCATGCTTCGAAATCCGCTGGCTGCAGTGGGCCGAAGCACTGCAGCGCACTCAGGATGAGATTTTCTGGGACGACGCACACGGTGGATATTTCTCGGCTCCTCGGGATGATCCGCATCTCGTCCTTCGAATAAAGGACGACTATGACGGTGCGGAACCGACAGCCAGCTCCGTCGCCGCCAGCAATTTGCTGCGACTCGCCTGTGCGCTGAACAATGATGAACTTCGCGATCGCGCTCTCCGGGTGATTGATGCCTTCCAGGCGCGCTGGACTCAGCACCCTCAGGCGCTGCCCTGTCTCCTGGTTGCCGTCGAGCGGGCTCTGGCTTCGCCACGTCATGTCGTCATCGCCGGCACCCCTGGATCATCCGACTTTCAAGCCCTCGCCGGCGTGCTGCCGGGTCCGCTTGGACCACCGATGATTGTGCTCGCAGCGGATGGCGCAGAGGGGCAGCGCTGGCTGGCGGAGCGCGCGCCGTGGATGGCCGGGATGGCGCCGCAGGATGGCCGCGCATCCGCCTACGTTTGCGAAAATTTTGCGTGCCGTGCGCCCGTCACCAGCGGCAACGAACTCGCTGCTCTGCTTGACGCTTGA